GACTAGGAATCCTATTACCGTGACCCCTCAGGATAATATTTTTGAGGTAGCCGTTATTATGAGAGATAATGACACCGGGTTTGTTCCGGTAGTGGACAGCACGGACAGCAAAACTTTGATTGGGGTAATTACAGACCGTGACTTAGTCCTTCGGGGATATGCGGAGAAGCATTCAGGATCCAGTTCCGTTGAACAAGTAATGAGTACGAGTATCCGCACAGCTTCAGAAGATACATCCGTGGATGAAGCGGTTGAACTGATGGCATCCCAACAAATTCGCCGGTTGCCCATAGTTCAAGACGGTAAATTGATCGGTGTTG
Above is a window of Paenibacillus wynnii DNA encoding:
- a CDS encoding CBS domain-containing protein, which codes for MFRHNKRRVLTLRTVKEAMTRNPITVTPQDNIFEVAVIMRDNDTGFVPVVDSTDSKTLIGVITDRDLVLRGYAEKHSGSSSVEQVMSTSIRTASEDTSVDEAVELMASQQIRRLPIVQDGKLIGVVSIGDLAVRHNYVDEAGRALSEISEQHLH